A single genomic interval of Vibrio gallicus harbors:
- the zapD gene encoding cell division protein ZapD: MTIQKYEHPLNEKSRTYLRIESLLRQAHHCAAFSDTQHYHVLFRSLFDLLDIFEQIQLKPELLKDLDKLKLTYSNWLNVPGVDQKRLQGLLGEIDRVHSEVIKAQRFGTQLREDRFLSSIRQRFNLPGGACCFDLPALHFWLHQPLEKRMMDAQRWLRSLSPLNHGLQQWLNLTRSSNQMKPQLARGGFFQSDAEEANMVRLQFSQEYGVYPMVSGHKNRFVIKFINFETGQASNQDIEFELSVCN; encoded by the coding sequence ATGACAATTCAAAAATACGAACATCCACTCAATGAAAAGAGCCGTACTTACCTACGTATTGAAAGCCTATTAAGACAGGCTCATCATTGTGCAGCCTTCTCTGATACTCAGCATTACCATGTGTTATTTCGCTCACTGTTTGATCTATTAGATATATTTGAGCAAATTCAATTAAAGCCAGAACTACTCAAAGACCTAGATAAGCTTAAATTAACCTACTCTAACTGGCTCAATGTTCCTGGAGTAGACCAAAAACGCTTACAAGGTCTGCTAGGTGAGATAGATCGCGTCCATAGCGAGGTCATTAAGGCGCAGCGCTTTGGGACCCAGCTTAGAGAAGATAGGTTTCTATCGTCAATCCGACAGCGCTTTAACCTGCCCGGCGGTGCGTGCTGCTTTGATCTTCCAGCGCTACATTTCTGGCTTCATCAACCACTAGAAAAACGTATGATGGATGCGCAACGCTGGTTACGTTCTTTATCGCCGTTAAATCATGGGTTACAGCAATGGTTAAACCTAACCAGAAGCTCAAACCAGATGAAGCCACAGCTAGCTCGCGGCGGATTTTTCCAAAGTGACGCAGAAGAAGCTAATATGGTGCGCCTGCAATTTAGTCAAGAGTACGGTGTTTACCCTATGGTATCTGGGCATAAAAACCGTTTTGTCATCAAATTTATTAATTTTGAAACCGGACAAGCTAGCAATCAAGATATTGAATTTGAGCTTTCCGTCTGTAACTGA
- the yacG gene encoding DNA gyrase inhibitor YacG, whose translation MKKPTIVKCPQCGADVEWGEQSPHRPFCSKKCQMIDFGEWADEDNAIPGAPDMSDSDGWSEDQY comes from the coding sequence ATGAAAAAACCAACCATAGTAAAATGTCCACAATGTGGCGCAGATGTAGAATGGGGCGAACAAAGCCCTCACCGTCCGTTCTGTAGTAAAAAATGCCAGATGATAGATTTTGGTGAGTGGGCAGACGAAGATAACGCGATCCCTGGAGCACCAGATATGTCTGATAGCGATGGGTGGTCGGAAGATCAATACTAA
- the rplS gene encoding 50S ribosomal protein L19, giving the protein MSNIIAALEQEQMKSGLPKFGAGDTVVVQVKVKEGDRERLQAFEGVVIAVRNRGLHSAFTVRKISNGEGVERTFQTHSPMVDSIAVKRRGAVRRAKLYYLRERSGKSARIKEKLAKK; this is encoded by the coding sequence ATGAGTAATATCATCGCAGCTCTTGAGCAAGAGCAAATGAAATCTGGCCTGCCAAAATTTGGCGCAGGTGACACTGTAGTTGTACAGGTTAAAGTAAAAGAAGGTGACCGTGAGCGTCTACAGGCGTTCGAAGGTGTTGTAATCGCAGTTCGTAACCGCGGCCTTCACTCAGCATTCACAGTTCGTAAAATCTCGAACGGTGAAGGTGTTGAGCGTACGTTCCAAACTCACTCTCCTATGGTTGATAGCATTGCTGTTAAACGCCGTGGTGCAGTACGTCGTGCCAAGTTGTACTACCTACGTGAGCGTTCTGGTAAGTCTGCTCGTATTAAAGAGAAACTTGCTAAAAAGTAA
- the trmD gene encoding tRNA (guanosine(37)-N1)-methyltransferase TrmD → MWVGIISLFPEMFRSVTDFGVTGQAVKKGLLSVQAWNPRDFTHDKHRTVDDRPYGGGPGMLMMVQPLREAIHTAKQAAPGKTKVIYLSPQGRKLDQQGVEELATNENLLLICGRYEGVDERIIQSEVDEEWSIGDFVMTGGEIPAMTLIDSVSRFIPGVLGDFASAEEDSFANGLLDCPHYTRPEVLDGTEVPSVLMSGNHKDIRRWRLKQSLGRTWLRRPEMLENLALTDEQEILLVEFINEHKSHK, encoded by the coding sequence ATGTGGGTTGGCATAATTAGCCTATTTCCAGAGATGTTCCGCTCTGTGACTGATTTTGGTGTAACAGGTCAAGCGGTTAAAAAAGGTCTTCTATCAGTACAAGCGTGGAATCCTCGTGATTTTACTCACGATAAACACCGTACTGTTGATGATAGACCTTACGGGGGTGGCCCTGGGATGTTGATGATGGTTCAGCCTTTGCGCGAGGCCATTCATACAGCAAAACAAGCCGCACCGGGTAAGACGAAGGTTATCTATCTTAGCCCTCAAGGTCGTAAACTCGACCAACAAGGGGTTGAAGAGTTGGCAACAAATGAGAATTTGCTTCTTATCTGTGGTCGCTATGAAGGGGTAGATGAGCGCATCATACAGTCTGAGGTTGACGAAGAATGGTCAATTGGAGACTTTGTGATGACGGGTGGTGAGATACCTGCCATGACCTTGATTGACTCAGTGTCTAGGTTTATTCCTGGAGTATTGGGTGATTTTGCGTCAGCAGAGGAAGATTCCTTTGCAAATGGTTTATTGGATTGTCCTCATTACACACGTCCGGAAGTGTTGGATGGAACTGAAGTACCTTCGGTATTGATGTCTGGAAATCACAAGGACATTCGTCGCTGGCGATTAAAACAATCGCTGGGCCGTACTTGGCTAAGAAGACCAGAGATGCTGGAAAACCTAGCTCTGACTGACGAACAGGAAATATTGCTTGTTGAGTTCATAAATGAACATAAAAGTCACAAGTAA
- the rimM gene encoding ribosome maturation factor RimM (Essential for efficient processing of 16S rRNA), giving the protein MSEQIENIVVGKLGATYGIRGWLKVHSFTDSAENIFQYSPWLLNQNGSLVEYKVESWKRHNKGYVCKLEGIDVREDAHLLTNFEISINAASLPKLSEDEFYWRELFGMQVVTTKGYSLGTVDDILETGSNDVLVVKANLKDAFGKKERLIPFLEEQVVTNIDRDAQRIEVDWDPGF; this is encoded by the coding sequence ATGAGTGAGCAAATCGAAAATATTGTTGTAGGAAAGCTAGGTGCTACTTATGGCATTCGTGGCTGGCTTAAAGTTCATTCCTTTACAGACAGCGCTGAAAACATTTTTCAGTATAGCCCTTGGTTACTTAACCAAAATGGTAGCTTAGTTGAGTACAAAGTTGAGAGCTGGAAACGCCACAATAAGGGGTATGTTTGCAAGCTTGAGGGGATAGATGTTCGTGAAGACGCACATTTGCTCACTAACTTTGAGATCTCAATAAACGCTGCTTCTCTACCGAAGCTGTCAGAAGATGAGTTCTACTGGCGTGAATTGTTTGGAATGCAAGTCGTAACCACTAAAGGTTATAGCCTTGGCACAGTTGACGACATACTGGAAACTGGCTCAAACGATGTTTTGGTGGTGAAGGCAAACCTAAAAGATGCTTTTGGCAAAAAGGAACGCCTAATACCGTTCCTTGAAGAGCAAGTGGTCACTAATATTGATCGCGATGCTCAACGGATCGAAGTTGACTGGGATCCTGGTTTCTAG
- the rpsP gene encoding 30S ribosomal protein S16 has product MVTIRLARHGAKKRPFYQIVVADSRRAVTGRFIEKVGFFNPTAQGQEEGLRLDLDRVNHWVSQGATVSDRVAKLIKDAQKAA; this is encoded by the coding sequence ATGGTTACCATTCGTTTGGCACGTCACGGCGCTAAAAAGCGTCCATTTTATCAAATCGTAGTAGCAGACAGCCGTCGCGCAGTTACGGGTCGTTTCATCGAGAAAGTAGGTTTCTTTAACCCTACAGCTCAAGGCCAAGAAGAAGGCCTACGTCTAGATCTAGACCGTGTAAACCATTGGGTTTCACAAGGTGCTACAGTATCTGACCGTGTAGCTAAGCTAATCAAAGACGCTCAAAAAGCGGCTTAA
- the ffh gene encoding signal recognition particle protein: protein MFDNLTDRLSQTLKNISGKGRLTEDNIKETLREVRMALLEADVALPVVRDFIKRVKEGAVGVEVSKSLTPGQEFIKIVQSELEAVMGESNEGLNLAAQPPAVVLMAGLQGAGKTTSVGKLSKLLTERDKKKVLVVSADVYRPAAIKQLETLALDVGVDFFPSSADQKPLDIATAAIDHAKKKFYDVLLVDTAGRLAVDEEMMAEIQQLHDAITPVETLFVVDAMTGQDAANTAKAFGDALPLTGVILTKVDGDARGGAALSVKHITGKPIKFLGVGEKTDALEPFHPDRVASRILGMGDVLSLIEDLQRNVDTDKAQKLAKKFKEKKGFDLEDFREQLGQMQNMGGMMGMMDKLPGMNKLPDNVKDKVDDKIFKQMEAIISSMTMKERQRPELIKGSRKKRIAAGSGTQVQDVNRLLKQFTQMQKMMKKMQKGGMRGMMRNMQGMMGGMGGGGMGGMGGPFGR from the coding sequence ATGTTTGATAACTTAACCGACCGTTTATCCCAGACGCTGAAGAATATCAGCGGCAAAGGGCGTCTTACTGAAGACAATATAAAAGAAACTCTACGTGAAGTCCGTATGGCGTTGCTAGAGGCAGATGTTGCCTTGCCTGTGGTACGTGATTTCATTAAGCGTGTTAAAGAAGGCGCTGTTGGGGTTGAGGTTTCAAAATCTCTAACCCCAGGCCAAGAGTTCATCAAAATAGTTCAGTCCGAGCTAGAAGCTGTAATGGGAGAGTCCAATGAAGGGCTTAACCTAGCAGCTCAACCGCCAGCGGTTGTTTTGATGGCAGGCCTTCAAGGTGCAGGTAAGACGACCAGTGTTGGTAAGCTATCTAAACTATTAACCGAGCGTGACAAGAAAAAAGTACTGGTAGTTTCTGCGGATGTATATCGCCCTGCGGCGATCAAACAGTTAGAAACACTTGCTTTAGATGTTGGCGTGGATTTCTTCCCATCTTCGGCTGACCAAAAGCCACTCGATATCGCTACTGCGGCAATCGACCACGCTAAGAAAAAGTTTTATGACGTATTGCTGGTAGATACTGCCGGTCGCTTAGCCGTTGATGAAGAGATGATGGCTGAGATTCAGCAACTTCACGACGCAATTACCCCTGTTGAAACCCTATTCGTTGTTGATGCAATGACTGGGCAAGATGCGGCCAACACGGCTAAAGCATTTGGAGATGCGTTACCACTAACGGGTGTGATCCTGACCAAGGTCGATGGTGATGCGCGTGGTGGTGCTGCTTTATCTGTTAAGCACATTACAGGTAAACCAATTAAATTCTTGGGTGTAGGTGAAAAAACTGACGCCCTTGAACCCTTCCACCCTGACCGTGTGGCATCACGTATTCTTGGTATGGGGGATGTTTTATCTCTTATTGAAGACTTACAGCGTAATGTTGACACCGATAAAGCTCAAAAACTGGCTAAGAAGTTCAAGGAGAAAAAGGGCTTCGATCTTGAAGACTTCCGCGAGCAGCTAGGGCAGATGCAAAATATGGGCGGCATGATGGGCATGATGGATAAGCTGCCGGGCATGAACAAACTGCCAGATAACGTCAAAGACAAGGTTGATGACAAGATATTTAAGCAGATGGAAGCCATCATCAGTTCAATGACCATGAAAGAGCGTCAACGCCCAGAATTGATTAAAGGTTCGCGCAAAAAGCGTATTGCTGCGGGTTCTGGTACCCAGGTTCAAGATGTTAACCGCCTACTTAAACAGTTCACCCAAATGCAAAAGATGATGAAGAAAATGCAAAAAGGCGGCATGCGCGGCATGATGCGTAATATGCAAGGCATGATGGGCGGCATGGGTGGTGGCGGTATGGGCGGAATGGGTGGTCCATTCGGTCGATAG
- a CDS encoding cytochrome C assembly family protein: MNLVAVCAAVALYLVAILLILPGLLKKTGINSKAVLTLAFLAVLVHFSILSHTIFSAGGQNLSILNVTSLVSFLISLVLTGAMLKTRLWFLLPIAYGFAALSLLAAYFITSTFMTHFEHSPGLIAHITLALFSYVTLMIGALYALQMAWLDYKLKQKASQALNPNLPPLMRIERQLFNILLMGNGLLTLTLISGPFFVHNFFSSEDIHKAVLSFIAWIVFSILLWGHYKQGWRGKTVTWFSIVGAFLLTLAYFGSRFVSEVILT; the protein is encoded by the coding sequence ATGAATTTAGTTGCAGTTTGCGCAGCCGTAGCCTTATATCTTGTAGCAATCCTATTAATACTTCCTGGGTTACTAAAAAAAACAGGTATCAATTCTAAGGCAGTTTTGACCTTGGCATTTCTTGCTGTACTGGTGCACTTTTCGATTCTATCGCATACGATTTTCAGTGCTGGAGGGCAAAACCTCAGCATATTAAATGTCACATCTTTAGTGAGCTTCTTAATTTCTTTAGTGCTGACTGGCGCAATGCTTAAGACACGCCTTTGGTTTTTATTGCCTATCGCTTATGGCTTTGCTGCCCTAAGTTTACTTGCCGCATACTTTATCACTAGTACCTTTATGACCCATTTTGAGCATTCTCCAGGCTTAATCGCTCATATTACATTGGCTCTGTTTTCATATGTGACGCTAATGATTGGTGCTCTCTATGCGCTACAAATGGCGTGGCTTGATTACAAGTTAAAGCAAAAAGCCTCTCAGGCCCTAAACCCTAACCTCCCTCCGTTAATGAGAATTGAACGCCAGCTGTTCAACATCTTGCTAATGGGAAATGGGCTTCTTACCCTAACATTAATTAGCGGTCCTTTCTTTGTGCACAACTTTTTCTCTAGTGAAGACATCCACAAAGCGGTACTCTCATTTATTGCTTGGATCGTATTCAGCATTTTGTTGTGGGGGCACTACAAGCAAGGGTGGCGTGGAAAAACAGTAACTTGGTTCTCAATCGTTGGTGCATTTCTGTTAACCCTAGCCTACTTTGGTAGCCGCTTCGTAAGCGAAGTTATACTCACATAA
- a CDS encoding HlyC/CorC family transporter — translation MNDISTGFLFGILACLIIISGYFSGSETGMMSLNRYRLKHLSNQGHKGARRVEKLLERPDRLIGLILIGNNLVNILASAIATIIGMRLYGDYGVAIATGVLTLVVLVFAEVTPKTLAAIYPERVSYMSSLLLRILMKVLSPLVILVNFITNGFLRLVGINAAASKTDNLSSDELRTVVNEAGSLIPTRHQEMLLSILDLETVTVNDIMVPRNEITGIDVNDDWKSIVRQLTHSPHGRVVLYRDQIDEVVGMLRLKEAYRLMLEKNEFNKQTLLKASDEVYFIPEATPLNVQLLKFQRNKERIGLVVDEYGDIIGLVTLEDILEEIVGEFTTSITPSLAEEIIPQADGSYLIEGGANIRDINKGLQWALPTDGPRTLNGLILEHLEDIPETHISIHIAEHKMKVVDFSENKIKLVRVYPAA, via the coding sequence TTGAATGACATCTCAACTGGATTCCTATTTGGCATCCTTGCATGTCTAATTATTATATCAGGTTATTTTTCAGGTTCAGAGACAGGCATGATGTCTTTGAATCGCTACCGCTTAAAGCACCTGTCAAACCAAGGGCACAAGGGCGCACGCCGCGTTGAAAAACTCCTTGAACGGCCTGATCGCTTGATAGGCTTAATCCTTATCGGGAATAATCTTGTCAATATTCTAGCCTCTGCGATTGCAACCATCATAGGTATGCGACTCTATGGTGACTATGGGGTTGCTATTGCAACGGGCGTATTAACCTTGGTGGTTTTAGTCTTCGCTGAGGTTACCCCAAAAACACTAGCGGCTATTTACCCAGAGCGCGTTTCATATATGAGCAGTCTACTGCTCAGAATACTGATGAAAGTGCTTTCACCACTGGTTATCTTGGTAAACTTCATTACCAATGGCTTTTTACGTCTTGTCGGCATTAATGCTGCGGCCAGTAAAACAGATAACCTTAGCTCTGACGAATTACGCACGGTAGTAAATGAAGCGGGTAGCTTAATTCCAACGCGACACCAAGAGATGCTGCTGTCGATTCTAGACCTTGAAACGGTAACCGTGAATGACATTATGGTGCCGCGTAATGAGATCACAGGTATTGATGTCAACGACGATTGGAAATCAATTGTTCGCCAACTCACCCACTCTCCTCATGGTCGAGTTGTGCTATATCGCGACCAAATAGATGAAGTGGTGGGGATGCTTAGGCTTAAAGAAGCCTACCGACTCATGCTTGAGAAGAATGAATTCAACAAGCAAACCCTGCTCAAGGCCTCCGATGAGGTGTATTTCATACCTGAAGCGACACCGCTAAATGTTCAACTATTAAAGTTTCAGCGCAATAAAGAGCGTATTGGGCTAGTTGTTGATGAGTATGGCGATATCATAGGCTTGGTTACGCTAGAAGATATTCTAGAAGAGATTGTCGGTGAGTTCACCACCTCTATAACGCCAAGCTTGGCCGAAGAGATCATCCCTCAAGCGGATGGTAGCTACCTTATCGAAGGTGGTGCGAACATTCGTGATATCAACAAAGGCTTGCAATGGGCGCTGCCTACCGATGGGCCTAGAACCCTAAACGGCCTCATACTAGAGCACTTAGAAGATATCCCTGAGACTCATATCAGCATCCATATCGCTGAACATAAAATGAAGGTTGTTGATTTTTCTGAGAACAAGATAAAACTGGTCCGCGTTTACCCTGCCGCATAA
- the luxS gene encoding S-ribosylhomocysteine lyase: MPLLDSFTVDHTKMHAPAVRVAKKMTTPGGDTITVFDLRFTQPNKALLSEAGIHTLEHLYAGFMRDHLNGDSVEIIDISPMGCRTGFYMSLIGTPSESEVAQAWLAAMQDVLKVETQNKIPELNEYQCGTAAMHSLEDAKAIAQGIVDAGISVNKNDELALPEEMLKTLKV, from the coding sequence ATGCCTTTATTAGATAGCTTTACTGTCGATCATACAAAAATGCACGCCCCAGCTGTACGCGTAGCTAAAAAAATGACAACTCCGGGCGGCGATACCATTACGGTATTTGACCTTCGCTTTACCCAGCCAAACAAAGCGCTGCTTTCAGAGGCGGGAATTCATACCCTAGAGCACCTATATGCTGGCTTTATGCGTGATCATCTAAACGGTGACAGTGTGGAGATTATCGATATATCTCCAATGGGGTGCCGTACTGGTTTTTATATGAGCTTAATTGGTACTCCTTCAGAGAGCGAAGTGGCACAAGCGTGGCTAGCCGCGATGCAAGATGTGCTTAAAGTTGAGACTCAAAACAAGATTCCTGAGCTGAATGAATATCAATGTGGTACTGCGGCAATGCACTCTTTAGAAGATGCAAAAGCCATTGCGCAAGGGATTGTGGATGCTGGTATCTCAGTGAATAAGAATGACGAGTTGGCCCTTCCAGAAGAGATGCTAAAAACACTGAAGGTGTAA
- the gshA gene encoding glutamate--cysteine ligase, with protein MTSFNSRLQQVASNKQVFSQFGRGVERETLRYNPGGYVATTPHPVTLGSPLTNKWITTDFSESLMEFITPVSHDISTLLSQLKDIHHFTHSKLNGERLWPLSMPCRVHSEDDIELAKYGSSNSGKMKTLYRQGLKHRYGSLMQVISGVHFNFSFPESFWDALYGEQSEQQRQDTKSDAYFGLIRNYYRFGWLIPYFFGASPAISGCFLQGKETTLPFEKLDKTRYLPHATSLRLSDLGYTNSEQGSLNIGFNSVDQYLEGLNKAIRTPSKAFSEIGLKDENGLKQLNSNVLQIENELYAPIRPKRVANSGEKPSEALSRAGVEYIEVRSLDVNPFSPIGIDEKQVRFLDIFLTWCTLSDSAPMDNCELECWKKNWESVITEGRREGVELTIGCQGEKLTLQQWTHSIFDDFESIAKAMDQDQQGNPYTEVCAELRTWIDNPQKTLSGQMLQAIKQHGGNGLFGEALGESYESQYQQGDYEVYSQEMMDSEVSESVKKQQQVEKSDTLDFEHFLENYFDYLK; from the coding sequence TTGACTAGTTTTAATTCACGTCTACAACAAGTAGCGTCAAATAAGCAGGTATTTTCTCAATTTGGACGCGGCGTCGAGCGTGAAACGCTCCGTTATAATCCTGGTGGGTATGTGGCAACAACACCTCACCCAGTGACCTTAGGTTCACCATTGACTAATAAATGGATAACAACGGATTTCTCGGAATCATTAATGGAGTTTATTACTCCTGTTTCTCATGATATCTCGACCTTGTTATCTCAATTAAAAGATATCCATCACTTTACCCATAGCAAGTTGAATGGTGAGCGTTTATGGCCCCTTTCAATGCCATGTCGGGTACACAGTGAAGACGATATTGAGCTTGCCAAATATGGTTCATCAAACTCAGGCAAGATGAAAACCCTGTACCGCCAAGGCTTAAAGCATAGATACGGTAGTTTGATGCAGGTTATCTCTGGGGTGCACTTTAATTTCTCGTTTCCAGAGAGCTTTTGGGATGCATTGTACGGTGAGCAATCTGAGCAGCAGCGACAAGATACCAAGTCCGACGCATATTTTGGTTTGATTCGTAACTACTACCGCTTTGGATGGTTAATCCCATATTTCTTTGGCGCTTCGCCAGCAATATCTGGATGTTTCTTGCAGGGCAAAGAAACAACGCTTCCATTTGAGAAGCTAGATAAAACACGGTATTTACCGCACGCAACCTCGCTGCGTTTGAGCGATCTTGGTTATACCAATAGTGAGCAAGGCTCACTAAATATTGGCTTTAATAGTGTTGATCAATACCTTGAAGGGCTTAATAAAGCCATCAGGACGCCATCTAAGGCATTTTCTGAGATCGGCCTTAAAGATGAAAATGGCTTAAAGCAACTCAATAGTAATGTGTTGCAGATAGAGAATGAGCTATACGCACCGATTAGACCTAAGCGCGTAGCTAATAGCGGCGAGAAACCATCAGAAGCGCTATCAAGAGCGGGCGTTGAATATATTGAAGTGCGCTCACTGGATGTGAATCCATTTAGCCCTATCGGAATTGATGAGAAGCAAGTGCGCTTCTTAGACATCTTCCTAACCTGGTGCACCTTAAGCGATTCAGCCCCAATGGATAACTGTGAGCTTGAGTGTTGGAAGAAAAACTGGGAGTCGGTGATTACTGAAGGCCGACGTGAAGGTGTTGAGCTAACGATTGGTTGTCAGGGTGAAAAATTAACCTTACAACAGTGGACACATAGTATCTTTGATGACTTTGAAAGTATCGCTAAAGCTATGGACCAAGATCAGCAAGGTAACCCTTATACTGAGGTATGTGCCGAACTAAGAACCTGGATTGATAACCCACAGAAAACCCTATCAGGTCAAATGCTACAAGCTATTAAGCAGCACGGTGGTAATGGCTTATTTGGGGAAGCCTTGGGAGAGTCTTACGAGTCTCAATATCAACAAGGGGATTACGAGGTTTATAGCCAAGAAATGATGGACTCCGAGGTAAGTGAGTCCGTCAAAAAACAACAACAAGTGGAAAAGAGCGATACACTAGACTTTGAACACTTTCTTGAAAACTATTTTGATTATCTAAAATAA